From a single Nostoc edaphicum CCNP1411 genomic region:
- a CDS encoding COR domain-containing protein: MTNEELLKIIEQAVRDKVTKLDLSGKGLTTLPPEIGQLTNLRSIDLTSNKLRSLPPEIGQLTKLQSLDLGSNQVSCLPPKIVQLTNLQLLDLSSNQLSSLPPEIVQLTNLRSLNLTWNQVSSLPPEIGQLTKLELLFLTWNKLSSLPSEIVELTNLQTLDLSINQLSSLPPEIVELINLQSLSLGMNKLSSLPPEVVELTNLQTLDLTWNKLSSLPPEIIKLTNLQTLNLSRNQLSSLPPEIVKLTNLQTLNLSDNKLSSLPPEIIELTNLQTLNLSDNQLSSLPSEIRQQPNLNKLDLRSNPVPIPPEILGSKDLKQDPGDVNEILDFYFRVQDPAETEPFYEAKFLIVGEGGAGKTSLAKKIKDENYKLQPDEKSTEGIEVIQWHFTLPNGKDFRVNIWDFGGQEIYHQTHQFFLSKRSLYALVADTRKENTDFYWWLKVVELLSDKSPVFIIKNEKQDRQCEVDGGQLRGEFSNLEKILATNLDTNRGLAEIKDAIQLYISNLDHIGTPLPKLWVRVRAALENYSRNYISFAEYCNLCQLNNLTDRKDMLRLSSYLHDLGVCLHFQDDSTLKHYVILKPEWGTTAVYKVLDNQTVKQNLGCFTKEGLEDVWKRSEYADMHDELLQLMMRFKLCYKIPGRRDTYIAPQLLSIEKAEYTWDDRNNLILRYTYTFMPKGILTHFIVETHPWIEQQKLVWKSGVVLNKDQTRAEIIEKYNQREIQIRVAGNRKKELMAVVTHELEKIHNSYERLQYQTLVPCNCETCKNLPTPYSYSLEKLNKRLSDRRYQIECENSYEMVDVRRLIDDVMFQAIKTDGELNPQVAQLQSELEQERNESLTHRLRDSEEEQKKIVNSHSAMEFEKEIFISYAWGGESEQFVNKLDGTFQAKGIKIIRDKRDLGYKGLIKVFMERIGRGKCAIVVISDKYLKSPNCMFELVQIAKNGEFYNRIFPIVLSDAQIYNPIARLQYIKHWEDKIKELDEGMRSVSAANLQGFREEIDQYTEIRNTIAELTNLLKDMNTLTPDIHSKSGFEELLNAIAHRLDE, encoded by the coding sequence ATGACTAACGAAGAACTGCTGAAAATTATTGAACAAGCTGTCAGAGACAAGGTGACAAAATTAGACCTTTCTGGCAAAGGCTTAACAACGCTGCCACCGGAAATAGGACAACTCACCAACCTGCGATCGATTGACCTCACCTCCAATAAACTAAGGAGTTTACCACCGGAAATTGGACAACTGACTAAGCTGCAATCGCTCGACCTCGGCAGTAATCAAGTCAGCTGTCTGCCACCGAAAATTGTCCAACTCACCAACCTACAATTGCTCGACCTCAGCAGTAATCAACTGAGCAGTCTGCCACCGGAAATTGTCCAACTCACCAACCTGCGATCGCTCAACCTCACTTGGAATCAAGTGAGCAGTTTGCCCCCGGAAATAGGACAACTCACCAAACTGGAATTGCTTTTCCTTACCTGGAATAAACTGAGCAGTCTACCATCGGAAATAGTCGAACTCACCAACCTGCAAACCCTCGACCTCAGCATTAATCAACTGAGTAGTCTGCCACCGGAAATCGTCGAACTCATTAACTTGCAATCGTTGTCCCTTGGTATGAATAAACTGAGCAGTCTGCCACCGGAAGTCGTCGAACTCACCAACCTGCAAACCCTCGACCTCACCTGGAATAAACTGAGCAGTCTGCCGCCGGAAATAATCAAACTCACCAACCTCCAAACACTCAACCTCAGCAGAAATCAACTGAGCAGTCTGCCGCCGGAAATAGTCAAACTCACCAACCTGCAAACCCTCAACCTCAGTGACAATAAACTGAGCAGTCTGCCACCGGAAATAATCGAACTCACCAACCTGCAAACCCTCAACCTCAGTGACAATCAACTAAGCAGTCTGCCGTCGGAAATTAGGCAACAGCCAAATCTGAACAAGCTGGATCTTCGTAGTAACCCAGTCCCCATTCCACCTGAGATTTTGGGGTCAAAAGATTTAAAACAAGATCCAGGCGATGTGAATGAAATTCTCGATTTCTATTTTCGAGTGCAAGATCCAGCCGAAACCGAACCATTCTACGAAGCAAAATTCTTGATTGTTGGCGAAGGGGGAGCCGGCAAAACGTCTTTAGCTAAGAAAATCAAGGATGAAAACTATAAACTACAGCCAGATGAAAAATCAACCGAAGGCATTGAAGTGATCCAATGGCACTTTACACTGCCCAATGGCAAAGATTTTCGCGTCAACATCTGGGATTTTGGCGGTCAGGAAATCTACCACCAAACCCATCAGTTTTTCCTCAGCAAGCGTTCTCTCTATGCTTTAGTTGCTGACACTCGCAAAGAAAACACTGATTTTTACTGGTGGCTGAAGGTTGTCGAACTTTTGAGCGACAAAAGCCCAGTTTTTATTATCAAAAACGAAAAACAAGACCGTCAGTGCGAAGTTGATGGAGGACAGTTACGAGGAGAATTCAGCAATCTGGAGAAAATACTGGCAACCAATTTAGATACTAATCGCGGTTTAGCGGAGATTAAAGACGCTATTCAGCTATACATCAGCAATCTTGACCATATTGGTACACCTCTACCAAAACTCTGGGTAAGAGTCAGAGCAGCGTTAGAGAACTATTCCCGAAATTACATTAGCTTTGCAGAATACTGTAACCTTTGCCAACTCAATAATTTAACTGACCGTAAAGATATGCTGCGCTTAAGCAGCTATCTCCATGACCTTGGCGTTTGCCTCCATTTTCAAGACGATTCTACACTCAAACACTACGTCATCCTAAAACCGGAATGGGGTACAACTGCTGTTTACAAAGTTTTAGATAATCAAACTGTCAAGCAAAATCTAGGTTGTTTTACCAAAGAAGGCCTCGAAGATGTTTGGAAACGTAGCGAATATGCTGATATGCACGATGAACTACTTCAATTAATGATGCGATTCAAGCTTTGCTACAAAATTCCTGGTCGCCGTGACACCTATATTGCGCCTCAATTACTTTCCATTGAAAAAGCTGAATATACCTGGGACGATCGCAATAACCTAATCCTGCGCTACACCTATACATTCATGCCCAAAGGCATCCTCACCCACTTTATTGTCGAAACGCATCCTTGGATTGAACAGCAAAAACTCGTTTGGAAAAGCGGTGTTGTTCTCAACAAAGACCAAACTCGTGCTGAAATCATTGAAAAATACAATCAACGGGAAATTCAAATCCGTGTAGCCGGAAACCGCAAAAAAGAATTAATGGCTGTTGTCACTCATGAACTCGAAAAAATCCACAACTCTTACGAACGTTTGCAATATCAAACTTTAGTTCCTTGTAATTGCGAGACTTGCAAAAATCTGCCCACACCTTATTCCTATTCTCTAGAGAAACTCAACAAACGCTTGAGCGATCGCCGTTACCAAATTGAGTGCGAAAACAGCTATGAAATGGTAGATGTCCGCAGGTTAATTGATGATGTTATGTTTCAAGCCATTAAAACAGATGGGGAACTCAACCCCCAAGTTGCACAGTTGCAAAGCGAACTGGAGCAAGAGAGAAATGAATCATTGACCCATCGTTTACGAGATAGTGAAGAAGAACAAAAAAAGATCGTGAATAGTCACTCTGCAATGGAATTCGAGAAGGAAATTTTCATCTCTTATGCTTGGGGGGGAGAAAGTGAGCAATTTGTCAATAAACTAGATGGGACTTTCCAGGCAAAAGGAATCAAAATTATCCGTGATAAACGCGATTTGGGCTACAAAGGATTAATTAAAGTCTTCATGGAACGGATTGGACGGGGTAAATGTGCGATCGTAGTTATTAGTGACAAGTATTTAAAATCTCCCAATTGCATGTTTGAGCTAGTGCAAATTGCTAAGAATGGTGAATTTTATAATCGAATTTTCCCGATTGTGTTGTCGGATGCTCAAATTTATAACCCTATTGCAAGACTTCAATATATTAAGCATTGGGAAGACAAAATTAAAGAATTAGATGAAGGGATGAGAAGCGTTAGTGCAGCGAATTTGCAAGGATTTCGTGAGGAAATTGACCAATACACCGAGATTCGCAACACGATCGCGGAACTGACTAACCTGCTAAAAGATATGAACACACTCACACCTGATATTCACAGCAAATCAGGGTTTGAGGAATTGCTGAATGCGATCGCACACCGTTTAGATGAGTAA
- a CDS encoding tetratricopeptide repeat protein has product MAAYQKALRLDPNVEISHHNLGLALQANSFINIDNSCLIKI; this is encoded by the coding sequence ATCGCCGCCTACCAAAAAGCCTTACGCCTCGACCCTAACGTTGAAATCTCTCACCATAATCTGGGATTAGCACTACAAGCTAATAGCTTCATCAATATTGATAATTCATGCTTAATCAAAATTTAA
- a CDS encoding FAD-dependent oxidoreductase — translation MRNDSGKTISIWMTTAEVPDQLVLTENTHADVCVVGAGIAGMSTAYMLTCQGKSVVVLDDGPIGGGQTARTTAHLSNVLSYPYHELEQMHGKEGVKLVAQSHTTAINTIEAIATQENINCDFERLDGYLFPPDLKSIDEIQQELEAVHQAGLTDVEMVKKAPLTDFDTGACLRFPQQGQFDPLKYLSGLAEAIQRRGGRIYTGTHVEKIKGGLPARVETSSGKVVTADAVVVATNSPISNLATMHFKQAPYMTFVIGAKVPRDSVFKALYWDTLDPYHYVRTQSIDEQYDVLIVGGEDHKTGQADNASSRYAKLETWTRERFPMAQEVLFRWSGQVMNSDDGIAYIGKNPFDEENVYIVTGDTGIGMTHGTIAGILLTDLILGRKNTWAELYDPSRARISGVGDFISENINVATQYLEWVTPGDVDSVEKVTPGTGAVVRRGLTKVAAYRDENGTLHEHSAICTHLNCIVAWNSSEKTWDCPCHGSRFNTQGQVINGPAINGLTPMENK, via the coding sequence ATGCGAAACGACTCTGGTAAAACTATTTCTATTTGGATGACAACGGCAGAAGTCCCAGATCAACTTGTGCTTACCGAAAATACTCATGCAGATGTGTGCGTTGTCGGTGCTGGGATAGCGGGGATGTCAACTGCCTATATGTTAACCTGCCAAGGTAAGTCAGTAGTCGTGTTAGATGATGGCCCCATTGGTGGCGGTCAAACGGCAAGAACAACAGCACACCTATCGAACGTGCTAAGTTATCCTTACCACGAACTGGAGCAAATGCACGGTAAAGAAGGTGTAAAACTTGTTGCCCAAAGTCATACAACAGCAATTAATACTATAGAGGCGATCGCAACTCAAGAAAACATTAACTGTGACTTTGAGCGACTTGACGGCTATCTTTTTCCCCCAGACCTAAAATCAATAGATGAGATTCAGCAGGAGTTAGAAGCAGTACACCAAGCTGGACTTACTGATGTAGAAATGGTGAAAAAAGCGCCGCTGACTGATTTTGATACAGGAGCGTGTCTACGCTTTCCCCAACAAGGGCAATTTGACCCGCTGAAGTATCTAAGTGGGCTTGCAGAAGCCATTCAACGCCGTGGCGGTAGAATTTACACAGGAACACACGTAGAAAAAATCAAAGGTGGTTTACCCGCCCGCGTTGAGACGAGCAGTGGTAAAGTTGTAACAGCTGATGCTGTGGTAGTAGCCACCAACTCACCAATCAGTAACTTGGCTACTATGCACTTTAAGCAGGCTCCATATATGACTTTTGTCATCGGTGCAAAAGTGCCTCGTGATTCTGTTTTTAAAGCGCTTTACTGGGATACCCTCGATCCTTACCACTACGTGCGAACCCAAAGCATTGACGAACAGTATGATGTATTAATTGTTGGCGGCGAAGACCACAAAACCGGACAAGCTGACAATGCCTCCTCACGATATGCCAAACTCGAGACATGGACGCGAGAACGTTTCCCGATGGCACAGGAAGTTTTATTTCGCTGGTCAGGTCAGGTAATGAATTCTGATGATGGTATAGCCTACATTGGCAAAAACCCCTTTGACGAGGAAAACGTCTACATCGTCACCGGTGATACAGGCATAGGAATGACCCACGGGACGATCGCGGGCATACTCTTAACAGATTTGATTTTAGGGCGAAAGAATACCTGGGCAGAGCTTTATGACCCATCGCGTGCGAGAATTAGTGGAGTAGGTGATTTTATATCTGAGAATATTAACGTTGCTACCCAGTATTTAGAGTGGGTGACACCAGGGGATGTTGATTCCGTCGAAAAAGTCACTCCCGGTACAGGTGCAGTCGTGCGGCGTGGTTTGACAAAAGTCGCAGCCTATCGAGACGAAAACGGTACATTGCACGAACATTCTGCAATCTGTACTCACCTCAATTGTATCGTCGCCTGGAATTCCTCAGAAAAAACCTGGGATTGCCCGTGTCACGGTTCGCGGTTTAATACGCAGGGACAGGTAATCAACGGGCCAGCCATTAATGGACTAACACCAATGGAAAATAAATGA
- a CDS encoding squalene/phytoene synthase family protein, translated as MNLRRDALQILKETSRTFYIPISLLPPGLQEAVASAYLCMRAIDEIEDHPELDNVTKAKLLRSISLTLQAGVDGFAVDAFFAGFSGYENSLEEVTLSIREWSLLAPDTIAPRIWDATAAMADRMAYWAERNWKIYTEADLDRYTFGVAGAVGLLLSDLWAWYDGTQTNRTQAIGFGRGLQAVNILRNHTEDLGRGVEFFPEGWNVENMQEYARRNLALAEAYTKDLPTGPALDFCQIPLTLANGTLDALANGKEKLSRSDVFALIEQLISVNMKAS; from the coding sequence ATGAATTTACGTAGAGATGCATTGCAAATCCTCAAAGAAACTAGCCGAACTTTTTATATACCAATTAGTCTTTTACCGCCAGGATTGCAAGAAGCAGTAGCATCAGCATATTTGTGTATGCGTGCCATTGATGAAATTGAAGATCATCCTGAATTAGATAATGTTACTAAAGCGAAGTTATTAAGAAGCATTAGCCTGACATTACAGGCAGGGGTTGATGGCTTCGCGGTAGATGCTTTCTTTGCAGGATTTAGTGGGTATGAGAATTCATTAGAAGAAGTCACTTTGAGCATTAGAGAATGGTCGCTGCTAGCACCAGACACCATTGCACCTCGAATTTGGGATGCCACTGCTGCAATGGCAGACCGGATGGCTTATTGGGCAGAAAGAAACTGGAAAATTTACACCGAAGCCGATTTGGATCGTTATACCTTTGGGGTTGCAGGTGCAGTGGGATTGTTACTTTCGGACTTATGGGCTTGGTACGATGGAACACAAACGAACCGTACCCAGGCAATTGGATTTGGTCGGGGCTTACAAGCAGTTAATATCCTGCGTAACCATACTGAAGATTTGGGGCGTGGGGTAGAATTCTTCCCAGAGGGTTGGAATGTAGAAAATATGCAAGAGTATGCCCGGCGCAATCTAGCCCTGGCAGAAGCTTATACTAAAGACCTTCCTACTGGCCCAGCCTTAGATTTTTGCCAAATTCCCTTAACCTTGGCTAATGGAACTCTTGACGCCCTTGCTAATGGTAAAGAGAAACTCAGCCGTAGTGATGTTTTTGCCCTTATCGAACAATTGATTAGTGTAAACATGAAAGCTAGCTAA
- a CDS encoding serine/threonine-protein kinase, which translates to MSYCLNPTCPNPENLAYSQRCQSCGSQLLLRDRYQVIKPLGQGGFGATFLANDQGLPGEPSCVIKQLRPSGSAPHVLQMARELFEREAKTLGKIGNHPQVPRLLDYFEDHEQFYLVQEYISGDTLQEEVKLNGILSETGVKQFLSEVLPLLQYIHEQKVIHRDIKPANLIRRTQDARMVLIDFGAVKNQISQGAASPSGQTALTAYAIGTPGFAPPEQMAMRPVYASDIYALGVTCIYLLTSKTPKDLDYNPNTGEMMWEQLVQVSDHLSNVLRKMLDVSVRSRYQSAAEVLRALEIEPYLDSLAKGLLIKSDNSSKERTHSYLENSAVLSNHPSTGVSNTGVAQVAAAIRARRAKAAEAGGLHQGSGMVKSTTLANSNSNGSQVQNSRVERKLDTQSLLTAYLKGRRDFALHNLNLLNLQGADLSQTNFHSAQLQKTNLQGANLHNSDFGRASLTRANLKDANLTKAYFNHADLEGADLRGADLSNAYLSNANLRGANLCGANLTSAKISDEQLALAKTNWMTVRPNGKRGLL; encoded by the coding sequence ATGAGCTACTGCTTAAATCCTACCTGTCCCAATCCAGAAAATTTGGCATATAGCCAAAGGTGTCAGTCTTGTGGCTCGCAACTACTGTTGCGCGATCGCTACCAGGTGATCAAACCATTAGGTCAGGGTGGCTTTGGAGCAACCTTCTTAGCCAATGATCAAGGCCTACCAGGAGAACCGAGTTGCGTAATCAAACAATTACGCCCATCAGGAAGCGCCCCACACGTTTTACAGATGGCCAGAGAACTCTTTGAGCGAGAAGCCAAAACTCTAGGTAAGATTGGCAATCATCCCCAAGTACCAAGATTGTTAGATTATTTTGAAGATCATGAGCAATTCTACTTAGTTCAAGAATACATCAGTGGTGATACCTTGCAGGAGGAGGTCAAACTTAACGGCATCTTGAGCGAAACTGGAGTCAAACAATTTTTGAGCGAAGTTTTGCCACTTCTCCAATACATCCACGAGCAAAAGGTGATTCACCGTGATATCAAGCCAGCCAACTTAATTCGCCGCACTCAAGATGCCAGAATGGTACTCATTGACTTTGGTGCCGTCAAAAACCAAATCAGTCAAGGTGCGGCAAGTCCATCAGGACAGACAGCATTAACTGCTTATGCCATTGGTACTCCTGGTTTTGCACCTCCAGAGCAAATGGCTATGCGTCCAGTCTACGCCAGTGACATTTATGCACTGGGGGTGACATGCATTTATTTACTGACTAGCAAAACTCCTAAAGATTTAGATTACAATCCCAACACTGGCGAGATGATGTGGGAGCAGCTTGTGCAAGTGAGTGACCACTTGAGCAATGTCTTGCGAAAAATGTTAGACGTGTCTGTACGTAGTCGCTATCAGTCAGCGGCAGAAGTTCTCAGAGCCTTGGAAATAGAACCCTATTTAGATAGTTTAGCCAAGGGTTTACTGATTAAATCTGATAATAGTTCTAAAGAGCGAACACACAGCTACCTGGAAAATTCTGCTGTTTTATCTAATCACCCTTCTACTGGTGTTAGCAATACAGGAGTAGCGCAGGTAGCGGCAGCAATTCGCGCTAGACGAGCCAAGGCAGCAGAAGCGGGTGGATTGCACCAGGGTTCTGGAATGGTCAAATCAACCACTTTAGCTAACAGCAACAGTAATGGTTCACAAGTTCAAAATTCTAGAGTTGAGCGGAAGTTAGATACTCAAAGTTTATTAACAGCCTATCTGAAGGGAAGACGGGATTTTGCCCTACACAATTTAAATTTGCTGAATCTGCAAGGGGCTGACTTATCCCAAACAAATTTCCATTCTGCTCAATTGCAAAAAACCAATCTTCAGGGAGCTAATCTTCACAATAGTGACTTTGGCAGAGCCAGTCTCACTCGAGCAAATCTTAAAGATGCTAATTTGACCAAAGCATACTTTAACCATGCTGATTTAGAAGGAGCAGACCTGCGAGGTGCAGACCTCAGCAATGCTTATCTTAGCAATGCTAACCTCCGAGGAGCTAATTTGTGTGGTGCTAATCTCACCAGTGCCAAAATTTCTGATGAGCAGCTAGCACTAGCAAAAACAAATTGGATGACTGTGCGCCCCAATGGAAAACGAGGTTTATTGTAA
- a CDS encoding serine/threonine protein kinase codes for MIGKLLDHRYQVIRVLAMGGFGQTYIAQDTRRPGNPICVVKHLKPGTDPRVFDTAKRLFNSEAETLEKLGNHDQIPRLLAYFDENQEFYLVQEYIEGHTLAEELIPGKRWNESQVIQLLQEVLEILEFVHRQGVIHRDIKPDNIIRRASDNKFVLVDFGAVKQLRTQMVTVGGQPSATVVIGTPGYMPTEQGQGKPRPNSDIYSLGIIAIQALTGLQPTELQEDPETGEIIWRHSVTVNHRLAAVLSKMVRYHFKDRYQNATEALQACKDAINPVPTLSTPQEAAKNSSYQAGKSQPQVSRLQTVAVAPANPVPAKPARKDSSKSDPWPILIGILLAGGAAALVANVYPNVKNLALNLTGKDTALANKCSAVVVGNSNIRSEPSSINSDNVLQTVADNTNFEVTGKRTRRGWIEVKLKSGRLAWAHSEVITNNQEWGSCLRDKGIATKIVDDSTLIATRTIPKAKPKSRNVVTPLPEKPKGSTDDGGKSERSQPSDNSANIIEQARKKYESGDIVGAIALLRSIPANAASGIQETGKMIAQWQEDWAKAEALSNEINKAIDDGKWDKVLDYRNHPEKLPNTQYWRNKIEPLFKQAAENLAKQALPKVENQGNQKSTEQKLPDPNQPATTESPNATETPQSGF; via the coding sequence ATGATAGGCAAGCTACTAGACCATCGTTACCAAGTAATTCGAGTCCTCGCGATGGGAGGATTTGGTCAAACATACATTGCCCAAGATACTCGGCGGCCCGGCAACCCTATTTGCGTTGTCAAGCACCTCAAACCCGGAACTGACCCCAGAGTTTTTGATACTGCTAAACGCCTGTTCAACAGCGAAGCCGAAACCTTAGAAAAACTAGGGAACCATGACCAAATACCCAGGCTACTAGCATATTTTGACGAAAACCAAGAATTCTATTTAGTACAAGAATATATTGAAGGACATACCCTAGCTGAGGAACTTATACCTGGTAAGCGCTGGAATGAAAGCCAAGTGATTCAACTGTTGCAGGAAGTTCTGGAAATTCTCGAATTTGTCCATCGCCAAGGCGTGATTCACCGCGATATCAAACCGGATAATATTATCCGTCGCGCCTCAGATAATAAGTTCGTTTTAGTTGATTTTGGAGCAGTAAAGCAACTGCGTACACAGATGGTAACAGTGGGCGGACAACCCTCTGCCACAGTCGTTATCGGTACTCCTGGCTATATGCCCACAGAACAAGGGCAAGGTAAACCCCGTCCCAACAGCGACATCTATTCCCTTGGCATCATTGCCATTCAAGCACTAACAGGATTACAGCCAACAGAATTGCAAGAAGACCCAGAAACGGGGGAAATCATCTGGCGTCATTCAGTAACCGTAAACCATCGACTGGCGGCAGTGTTATCCAAGATGGTGCGTTATCACTTCAAAGACCGCTACCAAAACGCTACAGAAGCACTGCAAGCCTGTAAAGATGCGATTAATCCTGTACCTACACTTTCCACACCTCAAGAAGCCGCCAAAAATTCTAGTTACCAAGCAGGCAAATCTCAGCCTCAAGTATCTCGGCTGCAAACTGTTGCAGTTGCACCAGCAAATCCTGTCCCCGCGAAACCTGCGCGTAAAGACTCTAGTAAATCCGACCCCTGGCCGATATTAATTGGCATATTATTAGCGGGTGGTGCGGCTGCCTTGGTAGCAAATGTATATCCAAATGTAAAAAATTTAGCTTTAAATCTTACAGGTAAGGATACCGCCTTAGCAAACAAATGCTCGGCTGTTGTCGTCGGAAATTCTAATATTCGTTCTGAACCTAGTTCGATAAATTCTGATAATGTTTTGCAAACAGTTGCTGATAACACCAATTTCGAGGTGACTGGCAAGCGGACAAGACGAGGTTGGATAGAAGTTAAACTTAAATCTGGTCGTTTGGCTTGGGCACACTCGGAGGTGATCACCAATAATCAAGAATGGGGTTCTTGCCTACGCGACAAGGGCATTGCAACTAAGATTGTAGATGATAGTACCCTGATTGCGACTCGAACAATTCCCAAGGCAAAACCAAAATCGAGAAATGTAGTAACTCCATTACCAGAAAAGCCAAAAGGGTCAACTGATGATGGTGGGAAATCAGAACGATCGCAGCCTAGTGATAACAGTGCCAATATTATAGAACAAGCCAGAAAGAAGTACGAATCAGGAGATATAGTGGGAGCGATCGCACTTTTAAGATCGATTCCGGCAAATGCTGCTTCTGGTATCCAAGAGACAGGCAAAATGATTGCCCAGTGGCAGGAAGATTGGGCGAAAGCCGAGGCGTTATCTAATGAGATCAACAAAGCAATAGATGATGGTAAATGGGATAAAGTTTTAGATTATAGAAACCATCCAGAAAAATTGCCTAATACTCAATATTGGCGAAACAAAATAGAACCATTATTTAAACAAGCGGCCGAAAATCTAGCAAAACAGGCACTACCGAAAGTAGAAAATCAAGGTAATCAGAAGAGTACCGAACAAAAACTTCCTGATCCTAACCAACCTGCCACTACAGAGAGTCCTAATGCTACAGAAACTCCTCAAAGTGGTTTTTAA
- a CDS encoding helix-turn-helix domain-containing protein — protein sequence MNSPQFNEALEKLRKASRKVEVLKLLLAGYTNDEIAQSRGRAEGTVRKQISNVYKDFGIKSEFPGDRPLRDKLKDLFLKYKPEWVSNCSLAITNEASNQPQKINYDGVTSLALSDDEIVEESGEELMFLAINILEALGFEQKFKMSKTSQDVGYRLKNLENGSNPYQLILSKQKENLSISIPLDILEPHLLNLKYWEYTDVLEDIDLFIKGRFWVLPSKKDIFLESLHLNYWQILQVEGKTVGDCCINTRRYKKDPPIDVISFAMNAYKEYERRYIAISSITLEEFNPETLSDANAYLVVNSDERFDEKWNMWKVSINLKEALQDFLSYFGKILMDKH from the coding sequence ATGAATAGTCCGCAGTTTAATGAAGCTCTGGAAAAGCTAAGGAAAGCATCTCGCAAAGTAGAGGTGTTGAAATTGTTGCTGGCTGGATACACTAATGATGAGATTGCTCAGTCTAGGGGACGTGCAGAAGGAACTGTACGCAAGCAAATCTCAAATGTATATAAGGATTTTGGTATTAAAAGCGAATTTCCAGGCGATCGCCCTTTAAGAGACAAGTTAAAGGATTTATTTCTCAAGTACAAACCTGAGTGGGTAAGTAATTGCTCTCTTGCTATTACCAATGAAGCTAGCAACCAACCGCAAAAGATAAACTATGATGGCGTGACTTCTTTAGCTTTGTCAGATGACGAAATTGTAGAAGAGTCTGGAGAGGAATTGATGTTTTTGGCTATCAATATACTTGAGGCGCTCGGATTTGAGCAAAAGTTTAAGATGAGCAAGACATCGCAAGATGTAGGCTATCGACTTAAAAATCTTGAAAATGGAAGTAATCCTTATCAACTAATTTTATCAAAACAGAAAGAGAATTTATCTATTTCTATACCCTTAGATATTTTAGAACCACATTTACTCAATCTGAAGTATTGGGAATACACTGATGTCTTAGAAGATATAGACCTTTTTATAAAGGGAAGGTTTTGGGTATTACCTAGTAAAAAAGATATTTTTTTAGAATCACTCCATCTTAATTATTGGCAAATCTTGCAAGTTGAAGGTAAAACAGTGGGCGATTGTTGCATAAATACACGACGTTATAAGAAAGATCCTCCAATTGATGTAATATCCTTCGCTATGAATGCTTATAAAGAATACGAGCGCAGATACATTGCTATCTCCAGCATCACCTTAGAGGAATTTAACCCCGAAACTTTGAGTGATGCTAACGCTTACTTAGTAGTTAATTCCGATGAGCGTTTTGATGAGAAGTGGAATATGTGGAAGGTATCCATTAATTTAAAGGAAGCCCTGCAAGACTTTCTTAGTTATTTTGGAAAAATTTTAATGGATAAACATTAA
- a CDS encoding type II toxin-antitoxin system HicA family toxin — protein MPLKPLPYREVKRRLEAAGFGEVSQKGSHVKFAKSTDEGTRTAIVPRHREITIGTLGSILRQAGISVEEFEGL, from the coding sequence CATTACCTTATCGTGAAGTTAAGCGTAGATTAGAGGCAGCAGGCTTTGGGGAAGTTAGCCAAAAGGGTAGTCACGTAAAGTTTGCCAAATCTACCGATGAAGGAACCCGTACTGCGATTGTGCCTCGTCATCGAGAAATTACTATTGGTACGCTGGGCAGTATTTTACGACAAGCTGGGATAAGTGTAGAAGAGTTTGAGGGTTTGTAA